The Corynebacterium qintianiae genome has a window encoding:
- a CDS encoding cation diffusion facilitator family transporter, which produces MSHSHGHSHGGAPLITLLTSLVITVTVFLVELVGSFLSGSVALAADAMHMLSDSAGLIVAVIGVLIGRRAATRTATFGYARAEVFAALLNAAAVLVVTGWIVFEAVSRLQEPAQIETDTMMAVALTGLVANAVSAFILNRQRGASITVEGAFLHVIVDLFASVAVLVAGAVIVLTGFHAADVVASLIIASVVVPRAWQLARQSVRVLLEQAPRGFDADAVAAALRGIDGVADVHDAHVWSLDGTFVVATAHLVSDGSVKNGPLLDAAQQRLTDLGVDHPTVQIERPEHAEHEHVC; this is translated from the coding sequence ATGAGCCACAGCCACGGTCATTCGCACGGCGGTGCACCCCTTATCACGCTCCTCACTTCCCTCGTAATCACCGTGACGGTGTTTCTCGTCGAATTAGTGGGAAGTTTCCTGTCCGGATCCGTAGCGCTTGCGGCTGACGCTATGCACATGCTCTCCGATTCGGCTGGTTTAATCGTCGCCGTGATCGGTGTCCTAATCGGGCGGCGCGCGGCCACTAGAACTGCCACCTTCGGCTATGCCAGGGCGGAGGTGTTCGCGGCGCTGCTCAACGCTGCCGCCGTACTCGTTGTCACCGGATGGATTGTGTTCGAAGCCGTGTCCAGGTTGCAAGAGCCCGCCCAGATTGAGACGGACACAATGATGGCTGTGGCGCTTACCGGTTTGGTGGCTAACGCGGTCTCAGCCTTCATCCTCAACCGGCAGAGAGGCGCATCGATCACCGTAGAGGGTGCGTTCCTCCACGTGATCGTGGACCTGTTCGCCTCCGTGGCGGTGCTCGTCGCCGGGGCGGTCATCGTGCTCACCGGGTTTCACGCCGCCGATGTCGTAGCCTCGCTCATCATCGCGTCGGTGGTTGTGCCGCGTGCATGGCAGCTGGCCCGCCAATCGGTGCGGGTGCTCTTGGAGCAGGCGCCCCGCGGTTTCGACGCGGACGCCGTTGCAGCTGCGCTCCGCGGCATCGACGGCGTGGCCGATGTGCACGATGCCCACGTCTGGTCGCTCGACGGAACATTCGTCGTAGCTACCGCCCATCTCGTCAGCGACGGCTCCGTGAAGAATGGCCCGCTTCTTGACGCGGCCCAGCAACGCCTCACCGACCTCGGTGTCGACCACCCGACCGTCCAAATCGAACGCCCGGAGCATGCCGAACACGAGCATGTGTGCTGA
- a CDS encoding DUF262 domain-containing protein, which produces MSFTTPSYSLTDLFARAHRGELQLPDFQREYIWDVDRVRTLVTSVLRGYPIGSLLALDTRNAPVRFKSRPLAGAPETQEDPGLLLLDGQQRLTSLYHALRGGGVVPTVDFLGNRIERRFFVDIRRAASADPMPVESVFAVDVDGRVRSHFGPNLTEGIRTRDDMLIHGVIPVSDLLGAEGNALLFDLAASTGDPALREAATIFQVRVMNQLPAYDVPVVRIDRGTSLIGIGQIFAHANSAGVQMDVFELLTALFALQEPGFVLAEHWAGVDKQLREHPALDNIGRIEFLRAMSLLVTGRRGPARGHRGDILSLTLVEYLGHADEMAAGFAAAAEFLAERRMLDTSQVPYTAQVIPLAVVLARLAERPGVLEGDQARDRLNRWFWSGVFGELYGAHSPMIRAGADVDEVTPWVAGETEMVPRTVEDARCTRARIAAAGPDSGVFRALFALLMARGARDWRTGAQFNRETMGELQPVFEQVFPAAVCAARGVDKALAESAVNRTPMGIRTRILIENNVPKRYIPRLQSKSLMEDSEFDAMLTAHEIDVAHLLASDIGTFMGERLHRLSALVEHAMGKQVDAS; this is translated from the coding sequence ATGAGCTTCACCACGCCGAGCTACTCGTTGACCGACCTCTTCGCACGCGCTCACCGCGGTGAGCTCCAACTCCCCGATTTCCAGCGCGAATACATCTGGGACGTCGACCGCGTCCGCACGCTGGTGACCTCCGTGCTGCGCGGCTACCCGATTGGTTCGTTGCTGGCGCTGGACACGCGCAACGCACCGGTGCGCTTCAAATCGCGCCCGCTCGCTGGGGCGCCAGAAACCCAGGAGGACCCTGGCCTGCTGCTTCTCGACGGCCAGCAGCGCCTGACCTCCCTGTACCATGCGCTGCGCGGCGGCGGGGTTGTGCCGACGGTGGATTTCCTCGGAAACCGCATCGAGCGGCGCTTCTTCGTTGATATCAGGCGCGCCGCCAGCGCGGATCCGATGCCCGTCGAGTCAGTCTTCGCGGTGGATGTCGACGGCCGCGTCCGGTCGCACTTCGGCCCCAATCTCACCGAGGGTATTCGGACAAGGGACGACATGCTCATCCACGGTGTGATTCCAGTGTCCGATCTTCTCGGGGCAGAGGGCAATGCGCTCCTCTTCGACCTCGCCGCCTCGACCGGGGACCCAGCCTTGCGGGAGGCCGCCACCATTTTCCAGGTTCGCGTGATGAACCAGTTGCCGGCGTACGACGTCCCGGTGGTGCGTATCGACCGCGGCACCTCGCTCATCGGGATCGGCCAGATCTTCGCCCACGCCAATTCCGCGGGTGTCCAGATGGACGTTTTTGAGCTGCTCACGGCGCTGTTCGCCCTCCAAGAACCGGGTTTTGTGTTGGCAGAGCATTGGGCGGGCGTCGACAAGCAGCTGCGCGAACACCCCGCACTGGACAACATTGGGCGGATCGAGTTTCTACGTGCGATGTCGTTGCTCGTCACCGGTCGCCGCGGCCCCGCCCGTGGGCACCGCGGCGACATTCTCAGCCTCACGCTCGTGGAGTACCTCGGCCACGCCGACGAGATGGCGGCCGGGTTCGCCGCCGCGGCGGAATTTCTCGCCGAGCGCCGCATGCTGGACACTAGCCAGGTCCCGTATACCGCGCAGGTAATACCGCTGGCGGTCGTGCTCGCGCGTCTGGCCGAAAGACCCGGAGTCCTAGAAGGCGACCAGGCTCGCGACCGCCTGAACCGCTGGTTCTGGTCCGGCGTGTTCGGGGAGCTCTACGGGGCGCACTCACCCATGATCCGCGCGGGCGCCGATGTCGACGAAGTTACGCCGTGGGTGGCGGGGGAGACCGAGATGGTTCCGCGCACCGTGGAAGATGCCCGTTGCACACGGGCGCGTATTGCCGCGGCCGGCCCGGACTCCGGCGTATTCCGCGCCCTGTTCGCGCTGCTCATGGCCAGAGGCGCGCGTGACTGGCGCACAGGGGCGCAGTTCAACCGCGAGACCATGGGTGAACTGCAGCCAGTGTTCGAGCAAGTTTTCCCGGCAGCGGTGTGCGCAGCCCGCGGCGTCGATAAGGCTCTCGCGGAGTCGGCGGTGAACCGCACGCCGATGGGGATTCGCACCCGCATCCTCATCGAGAACAACGTACCGAAGCGCTACATTCCACGGCTGCAGTCCAAGAGCCTCATGGAGGATTCCGAGTTCGACGCAATGCTGACCGCCCACGAGATTGACGTGGCGCACCTGCTGGCCTCAGACATCGGCACGTTTATGGGTGAGCGCCTGCACCGCCTGTCGGCGCTCGTCGAGCACGCCATGGGCAAGCAGGTTGACGCTAGCTGA
- the serA gene encoding phosphoglycerate dehydrogenase, producing the protein MSKPVVLIADKLAPSTVDALGSSVEVRWVDGPNRAELLAAVPEADALLVRSATTVDREVIEAAPNLKIIGRAGVGLDNVDIDAATERGVMVANAPTSNIHSACEHAIALLLATARQIPAADKTLRDDEWKRSAFKGVEVFGKTVGIVGFGHIGQLFAQRLAAFETTIIAYDPYANPARASQLGVELVELEQLMASSDFVTIHLPKTKETAGMFNADLLAKSKEGQIIINAARGGLVDEQALADAIVAGRIRGAGFDVYATEPCTDSPLFALDQVVVTPHLGASTVEAQDRAGTDVADSVLKALRGEFVADAVNITGGRLGEEVAAWLDLSRKLGLLAGKLIDAAPVSLRVTARGELSTEDVDTLGLSAVRGLFSGIISEPVTFVNAPSIAESRGLDYAVDTQSEARSHRSALEVQVASASGEVATVTGALTGLERVEKIVNINGRGVDMRAEGRNLFFRYTDAPGALGKVGSQLGDAGINIEAAAMTQTSKADGAVLILRVEREVPEDLEASIARSIDASSIQINLD; encoded by the coding sequence GTGTCCAAACCAGTCGTGCTCATCGCTGACAAGCTCGCCCCTTCCACCGTCGACGCACTCGGGAGCTCCGTGGAGGTGCGCTGGGTGGACGGTCCGAACCGCGCCGAGCTGCTGGCGGCCGTTCCTGAGGCCGATGCACTTCTCGTGCGTTCCGCCACCACCGTTGACCGCGAGGTTATCGAGGCCGCGCCGAACCTGAAGATCATCGGCCGCGCAGGCGTGGGTCTGGACAACGTCGACATTGATGCGGCCACCGAGCGCGGCGTCATGGTCGCCAACGCGCCGACCTCCAACATCCACTCCGCCTGCGAGCACGCAATCGCCCTGCTTTTGGCCACCGCGCGCCAGATTCCGGCAGCGGATAAAACCCTGCGTGACGACGAGTGGAAGCGCTCCGCGTTCAAGGGTGTCGAGGTCTTCGGAAAGACCGTGGGCATCGTCGGTTTCGGGCACATCGGCCAGCTGTTCGCCCAACGTCTGGCGGCTTTCGAGACCACGATTATCGCTTACGACCCATACGCCAACCCCGCCCGCGCCTCCCAGCTCGGTGTCGAGCTCGTCGAGCTCGAACAGCTCATGGCCTCCTCCGATTTTGTCACGATCCACCTGCCGAAAACGAAGGAGACTGCGGGGATGTTCAACGCGGATCTGCTCGCAAAGTCGAAAGAGGGCCAGATCATCATCAACGCGGCCCGTGGAGGGCTTGTCGACGAGCAGGCGCTGGCCGACGCCATCGTGGCCGGACGCATCCGTGGCGCTGGGTTCGACGTCTACGCCACCGAACCGTGCACCGACTCACCGTTGTTCGCCCTCGACCAGGTTGTTGTTACCCCCCACCTCGGTGCCTCCACCGTCGAAGCGCAGGACCGCGCGGGCACCGACGTGGCCGACTCCGTACTCAAGGCTCTACGCGGCGAGTTCGTCGCCGATGCCGTCAACATCACCGGCGGCCGCCTGGGCGAAGAAGTCGCCGCGTGGCTTGACCTCTCCCGCAAGCTTGGCCTGCTCGCAGGCAAGCTTATCGACGCCGCCCCGGTGTCCCTGCGCGTCACCGCCCGCGGTGAGTTGTCGACCGAGGACGTGGACACACTCGGCCTCTCCGCCGTGCGCGGTCTGTTCTCCGGCATTATCTCGGAGCCGGTCACGTTCGTCAACGCGCCGTCGATCGCCGAGTCCCGCGGGCTCGACTACGCGGTGGACACCCAGAGCGAGGCGCGCAGCCACCGCAGCGCCCTTGAGGTGCAGGTCGCGTCGGCTTCTGGCGAGGTAGCCACGGTAACCGGCGCGCTGACCGGCCTGGAGCGCGTGGAGAAAATCGTCAACATCAACGGCCGCGGCGTGGACATGCGCGCCGAGGGCCGCAACCTCTTTTTCCGCTACACCGACGCCCCGGGTGCGCTGGGCAAGGTCGGCAGCCAGCTCGGTGACGCCGGCATCAACATCGAGGCGGCAGCAATGACGCAAACGTCGAAAGCTGACGGAGCTGTGCTCATCCTGCGTGTGGAGCGCGAGGTGCCGGAGGATCTCGAAGCCTCCATTGCACGGTCCATCGACGCAAGCTCCATCCAGATCAACCTGGATTAG
- a CDS encoding carbon starvation CstA family protein, producing MTGNGCEHVVGVKPEKVIGPVERVVIAIAAVLAALGWGALALNRDEEISSVWLVFAAIGSYIIGYTLYARLIEYKVVKPRNNRATPAEYIDDGKDFVPTDRRVLFGHHFAAIAGAGPLVGPVMAAQMGYLPGTLWIIIGVVFAGAVQDYLVLWVSTRRRGRSLGQMINDEIGRVGGAAGIFATMAIMVIIIAVLALIVVNALADSPWGVFSISMTIPIALFMGCYSRFLRPGRVAEVSAIGVTLLLAAIIGGGYVADTAWGSEMFTLSKTVLAFALIVYGIVAAILPVWLLLAPRDYLSTFMKIGVVALLAVAILVDRPMIQMPAITPFAVEGDGPVFAGSLFPFLFITIACGALSGFHALISSGTTPKLIEKESHMRAIGYGSMLVESFVAIMAMITAVILDRHLYFAVNSPAAVTGGTPEGAADFVGTLNLPGDPVTAHQLADTAAAIGEATVVSRTGGAPTFALGMSEIMTNVLGHPGLQAFWYHFAIMFEALFILTTVDAGTRVARFMMSDALGHVPGLRRFRDQSWTPGSWISTFVVCGLWGAILIMGVTDPLGGINVLFPLFGIANQLLAAIALTLVTVILVKQGLYKWVWIPVIPLVFDLVVTLTASWQKIFHSNPAIGYFAQNARFRDAKAQGITEFGSVKSAEAIDAVIRNTYIQGVLSILFASLVIIVAVTALGAIANAVHARADGHPVHTSEETGHPSTRFIPRGMSASAEEKRVADDLGLTFAESGRTH from the coding sequence ATGACGGGAAACGGATGCGAGCACGTTGTCGGTGTGAAGCCGGAGAAGGTGATCGGGCCAGTCGAGCGCGTGGTCATTGCCATCGCGGCCGTACTTGCCGCGCTCGGGTGGGGCGCGCTGGCGCTCAACCGCGACGAGGAGATCAGCTCGGTGTGGCTGGTGTTCGCCGCGATCGGCTCCTACATCATCGGTTACACGCTCTACGCCCGCTTGATCGAGTACAAGGTGGTCAAGCCGCGCAACAACCGCGCCACCCCGGCTGAATACATCGATGACGGCAAGGATTTCGTGCCCACTGACCGGCGCGTGCTATTCGGCCACCACTTCGCCGCCATCGCGGGCGCCGGCCCTCTCGTCGGCCCCGTTATGGCAGCCCAGATGGGATACCTGCCCGGCACCCTGTGGATCATCATCGGCGTGGTTTTCGCCGGTGCCGTCCAAGACTACCTGGTTCTGTGGGTCTCCACCCGCCGCCGCGGCCGCTCGCTCGGCCAGATGATCAACGACGAGATCGGTCGCGTGGGTGGTGCTGCGGGCATCTTCGCCACGATGGCCATCATGGTCATTATTATCGCGGTCCTGGCGTTGATCGTGGTCAATGCGCTCGCGGACTCCCCGTGGGGCGTGTTCTCGATCTCCATGACCATTCCGATCGCTCTGTTCATGGGTTGCTATTCCCGTTTCCTGCGCCCGGGCCGCGTTGCGGAGGTCTCCGCCATCGGCGTCACCCTCCTGCTGGCCGCGATCATCGGCGGCGGCTACGTGGCCGACACCGCGTGGGGCAGTGAGATGTTCACGTTGTCTAAAACGGTGCTGGCGTTCGCGCTGATCGTCTACGGCATCGTCGCCGCCATTCTTCCTGTGTGGCTGCTGCTCGCGCCCCGCGACTACCTGTCTACCTTCATGAAGATCGGCGTCGTGGCGCTGCTTGCCGTGGCCATCCTTGTCGACCGCCCGATGATCCAGATGCCTGCTATCACCCCTTTCGCCGTCGAGGGCGATGGGCCTGTGTTCGCGGGATCTCTCTTTCCGTTCCTCTTCATCACCATCGCCTGTGGCGCCCTGTCTGGCTTCCACGCCCTCATCTCCTCGGGCACCACGCCCAAGTTGATCGAGAAGGAATCCCACATGCGCGCCATCGGCTACGGTTCGATGCTGGTGGAGTCCTTCGTGGCCATTATGGCAATGATCACCGCCGTCATCCTCGACCGGCACTTGTATTTTGCCGTCAATTCCCCGGCGGCCGTCACGGGAGGAACGCCGGAAGGCGCGGCGGATTTCGTCGGCACGCTCAACTTGCCGGGGGACCCGGTGACTGCCCATCAGCTCGCGGACACCGCCGCCGCCATCGGTGAGGCCACTGTGGTCTCGCGTACGGGCGGTGCGCCAACGTTCGCACTCGGCATGTCCGAGATCATGACCAACGTGCTTGGCCACCCGGGTCTGCAGGCCTTCTGGTACCACTTCGCCATCATGTTTGAGGCACTGTTCATCCTCACCACGGTTGACGCGGGCACCCGCGTCGCGCGCTTCATGATGTCGGATGCCCTCGGGCATGTGCCCGGTCTGCGCCGTTTCAGGGATCAATCTTGGACACCGGGTTCGTGGATTTCCACGTTCGTGGTGTGCGGCCTGTGGGGAGCCATCCTCATCATGGGCGTGACCGACCCGCTGGGCGGCATCAACGTGCTGTTCCCGCTGTTCGGCATCGCCAACCAGCTTCTCGCCGCCATCGCGCTAACACTCGTGACGGTCATCCTGGTGAAACAGGGCCTCTACAAGTGGGTGTGGATCCCGGTGATCCCGCTCGTGTTTGACCTCGTAGTCACGCTCACCGCGAGCTGGCAGAAGATCTTCCACTCAAACCCGGCCATCGGTTACTTCGCGCAGAACGCCCGCTTCCGCGACGCGAAGGCGCAGGGTATCACCGAGTTCGGTAGCGTAAAGTCCGCCGAGGCGATCGACGCGGTGATCCGCAACACCTACATCCAGGGCGTTTTGTCAATCCTCTTCGCTTCGCTGGTGATCATCGTGGCCGTCACAGCGCTCGGCGCCATCGCCAACGCGGTGCACGCGCGTGCCGACGGCCACCCAGTGCACACCTCCGAAGAAACCGGCCACCCGTCCACGCGGTTCATTCCCCGCGGCATGTCCGCCAGTGCGGAGGAGAAGCGGGTCGCAGACGATCTCGGACTGACGTTTGCTGAGAGCGGGAGGACGCATTAA
- a CDS encoding YbdD/YjiX family protein gives MVVKVLSGVSWYIKELMGDNDYKKYCAHFAAHHPGTEPPTEKEYWKQRWARQSANPGSRCC, from the coding sequence ATGGTGGTGAAAGTGCTTTCCGGAGTTTCCTGGTACATCAAGGAACTCATGGGCGACAACGATTACAAGAAGTACTGCGCGCACTTCGCGGCGCATCACCCCGGAACGGAGCCGCCGACCGAGAAAGAGTATTGGAAGCAGCGGTGGGCTCGGCAGTCCGCGAACCCTGGCAGCCGGTGCTGTTAG
- a CDS encoding 3-isopropylmalate dehydrogenase, which produces MKIAVIAGDGIGTEVMAEGLKVLHTVRDDVETTEYDLGARRYLRNGELLTDADLDSLRGHDAILLGAIGDPARVPAGVLERGLLLPLRFKLDHFVNLRPSRLYPTAVSPLANPGDIDFVVVREGTESLYAGNGGVLRAGTPHEVACEVSQNTRFGVERVVRHAFELAMERRKHVTLVHKTNVLVNAGGLWQKTVDAVSAEYPEVTVDYNHIDATTIYMVTDPQRYDVIVTDNLFGDIITDLAGAVTGGVGQACSGNIDASRTNPSMFEPVHGSAPDIAGQGIADPTAMILSVAMMLRWLGDAPTADRIESAVARDVAARKAGPVVTAEVGDRIAGALA; this is translated from the coding sequence ATGAAGATTGCAGTGATCGCCGGCGACGGCATCGGCACGGAAGTGATGGCGGAGGGCCTGAAGGTACTTCACACGGTGCGTGATGATGTCGAGACCACCGAGTACGACCTCGGTGCACGGCGGTACCTGCGAAACGGGGAGCTTCTCACCGACGCGGATCTGGACAGCCTGCGCGGGCACGACGCCATCCTCCTCGGTGCGATCGGTGACCCCGCGCGCGTCCCCGCGGGCGTGCTGGAGCGCGGCCTGCTCCTGCCGCTGCGCTTTAAGCTGGACCACTTTGTCAACCTCCGCCCGTCGCGTCTCTACCCGACGGCTGTGAGCCCGCTGGCCAACCCGGGCGACATCGATTTCGTGGTCGTGCGCGAGGGCACGGAGAGCCTCTACGCGGGCAATGGCGGCGTACTTCGCGCTGGCACGCCCCACGAGGTGGCGTGCGAGGTGTCGCAGAACACCCGGTTCGGCGTCGAGCGTGTCGTCCGCCATGCTTTCGAGCTCGCGATGGAGCGCCGCAAGCACGTCACCCTCGTGCACAAGACCAACGTTCTGGTCAACGCCGGCGGCCTCTGGCAAAAGACCGTCGACGCCGTGTCCGCCGAGTACCCCGAGGTCACCGTGGATTACAACCACATCGACGCCACCACCATCTACATGGTCACGGACCCGCAGCGCTATGACGTGATCGTCACCGACAACCTGTTCGGTGACATCATCACTGACCTGGCGGGTGCCGTCACCGGCGGAGTCGGCCAGGCCTGCTCGGGCAACATCGACGCCTCGCGCACCAACCCGTCCATGTTCGAGCCGGTTCACGGCTCCGCCCCGGACATCGCAGGCCAGGGTATCGCCGATCCGACCGCCATGATCCTTTCCGTTGCCATGATGCTGCGCTGGCTGGGCGACGCCCCGACCGCTGACCGCATCGAGTCCGCGGTAGCGAGGGACGTCGCTGCGCGCAAGGCCGGTCCCGTGGTCACGGCGGAGGTTGGTGACCGCATTGCGGGTGCCCTCGCGTAG
- a CDS encoding cell wall-binding repeat-containing protein yields the protein MSTSSVRSRATFALAISTALVLSACGQSGTSLGGAPAEPERLETNGPEVLADGDGTGIEVSRRLFEQSDAVVVASASRPDQLKGAAVAASLGAPMLVRVPGSDEAVAAEIERLGAERVIDVPGQDEALAATEPVASDAPEKDVEAVAQLAPAEPVDLILPPMLATPETSLAAVATARSAGADVTVIGLPDPRLTSESMSTVTGQDTLALGQQWGTTEDYARHVELAGNGELPGGGGLVFPGRRMIALYGHSFAPELGVMGEQDPAAAAALAADYAKQYQPMEEQPVIPAFEIIVTVASEFPGEDGDYSNEAPIDTIVPWIDAITDAGGYAVLDLQPGQGDFLHQAKLYEELLKRPNVGLALDAEWKLNPGEQPLSRVGSASAEEINVVADWLAELTRENNLPQKAFVLHQFQVAMFPDRENIQTAHPELAYVLHADGHGSPEQKFETWNVLRQGLDPNFFMAWKNFIDEDQPMFTPEQTYTEVEPRPWFVSYQ from the coding sequence ATGAGCACCTCCTCCGTTCGTTCGCGCGCCACTTTCGCCCTGGCGATCTCCACCGCACTCGTTCTGAGCGCGTGCGGGCAGAGCGGCACCTCGCTCGGCGGGGCGCCTGCGGAGCCTGAGCGGCTTGAGACGAACGGGCCCGAGGTGCTTGCCGACGGGGACGGAACCGGCATCGAGGTCTCCCGGCGCCTGTTCGAGCAGTCCGACGCGGTCGTGGTGGCGTCGGCAAGTCGCCCGGACCAGCTGAAGGGAGCGGCGGTGGCTGCCTCGCTCGGCGCCCCCATGCTCGTGCGCGTGCCAGGATCAGACGAGGCCGTCGCCGCGGAGATCGAGCGGCTCGGGGCCGAGCGCGTCATCGACGTTCCGGGTCAGGACGAGGCCCTCGCCGCGACCGAACCGGTCGCTTCTGACGCGCCGGAGAAGGATGTCGAGGCGGTCGCGCAGCTCGCGCCCGCCGAGCCCGTCGACCTGATCCTGCCGCCGATGCTGGCCACCCCGGAGACCTCGCTGGCTGCCGTCGCCACCGCGCGCTCCGCCGGCGCCGATGTCACGGTAATCGGGTTGCCGGACCCGCGCCTGACCTCGGAGTCTATGAGCACCGTCACCGGGCAGGACACCCTCGCGCTCGGCCAGCAGTGGGGCACCACGGAGGACTACGCGCGCCACGTCGAGCTCGCCGGCAACGGTGAGCTGCCCGGTGGCGGCGGGTTGGTCTTCCCGGGCCGCCGCATGATCGCTCTCTACGGCCATTCATTCGCACCCGAGTTGGGCGTCATGGGCGAGCAGGACCCGGCCGCCGCAGCGGCGCTGGCCGCGGATTACGCGAAGCAATACCAGCCGATGGAGGAACAGCCAGTCATTCCGGCGTTCGAGATCATCGTCACCGTCGCCTCGGAGTTCCCGGGTGAGGACGGCGACTACTCCAACGAGGCGCCGATTGACACGATCGTTCCCTGGATCGACGCCATCACCGACGCCGGGGGATACGCCGTGCTGGACCTGCAGCCCGGCCAGGGCGATTTTCTACACCAGGCGAAGCTCTACGAAGAGCTGCTCAAGCGCCCCAACGTCGGCCTTGCTCTCGACGCTGAGTGGAAGCTCAACCCGGGCGAGCAGCCGTTGTCGCGCGTCGGCTCTGCGAGCGCCGAGGAGATTAACGTCGTTGCCGACTGGCTCGCCGAGCTGACCCGCGAGAACAACCTGCCGCAGAAGGCGTTCGTGCTGCACCAGTTCCAGGTGGCCATGTTCCCGGACCGGGAGAACATTCAGACGGCGCACCCCGAGTTGGCGTACGTGCTGCACGCCGACGGCCACGGCAGCCCGGAGCAGAAGTTCGAGACGTGGAACGTGCTGCGTCAGGGCCTCGACCCGAACTTCTTCATGGCGTGGAAGAACTTCATCGACGAGGACCAGCCGATGTTCACCCCCGAGCAGACCTACACGGAGGTCGAACCGCGCCCGTGGTTTGTCAGCTACCAGTAA